A portion of the Clostridium gelidum genome contains these proteins:
- a CDS encoding GNAT family N-acetyltransferase: MEDTEKFIEVNGDFKMRKLTEDDLEQFNGLLSYAFQITMEDLLRTGWTEEQIMHAKMPILKNAYVLGWFYHDKLASMIVVYSMKVNIHDNICKMGGVTGVATYPEYTGKGLIRSLIKQVIMHMYEEGQFISFLYPYSIPLYRKHGWEIISDKITFTIKDSQLPKKKQAEGMMERVDLKCEDISNVHDYFSMQRHGAMIRDELAWDEYWRWDNDNIIASIYYSKNHKPLGYLVYYVKNDTFHIKEMVYLNTEAHDGIWNYISAHYSMVSEVKGNNYSGEPMAFLFEDSEMVENIEPYYMARIIDVQEFILKYPFLVKLPKLKLSFKINDPVAQWNSGVFNVYWIDEETVCEKTDDIHAANLVEMNIQTFTTMIMGYKRPTYLYECGRIQTEYYMLRVLEQLIPVEKPYFSDYF; the protein is encoded by the coding sequence ATGGAAGATACAGAAAAATTTATTGAAGTAAATGGCGATTTTAAAATGAGAAAGTTAACAGAGGATGATTTAGAGCAGTTTAATGGACTATTAAGCTATGCATTTCAAATAACAATGGAAGATCTTCTACGTACTGGTTGGACAGAAGAACAAATTATGCATGCGAAAATGCCTATTCTTAAAAATGCCTATGTTCTTGGATGGTTCTACCACGACAAGCTAGCTTCAATGATTGTAGTATACTCAATGAAAGTAAATATTCATGATAATATTTGTAAGATGGGTGGAGTTACTGGAGTTGCTACGTATCCTGAATATACAGGCAAAGGTTTAATTCGATCACTGATAAAGCAGGTTATTATGCATATGTATGAAGAAGGACAATTTATTTCTTTTTTATATCCGTACTCAATTCCTCTTTATAGAAAACATGGCTGGGAAATCATTTCTGATAAAATAACTTTTACAATAAAAGATTCTCAGCTTCCTAAAAAAAAGCAAGCAGAAGGGATGATGGAACGTGTAGATTTGAAGTGTGAGGATATTTCAAATGTACATGATTATTTTTCTATGCAGCGTCATGGAGCAATGATTCGCGATGAACTTGCTTGGGATGAATATTGGCGTTGGGATAATGATAATATTATTGCTTCAATTTATTATAGCAAAAATCATAAGCCTCTTGGCTATCTAGTTTATTACGTTAAGAATGATACATTTCATATTAAGGAAATGGTTTATTTAAATACTGAAGCACATGATGGAATTTGGAATTACATAAGTGCACATTATTCTATGGTAAGCGAAGTAAAAGGGAATAATTACTCTGGAGAACCAATGGCTTTTTTATTTGAAGATAGTGAGATGGTTGAAAACATTGAGCCATATTACATGGCAAGGATTATAGATGTACAAGAATTTATTTTAAAATATCCTTTTTTAGTCAAATTACCAAAGTTAAAACTTAGCTTTAAAATAAATGATCCTGTAGCGCAGTGGAATAGTGGAGTTTTCAATGTTTACTGGATTGATGAAGAAACGGTGTGTGAAAAAACTGATGATATTCATGCTGCTAATCTAGTAGAAATGAATATTCAGACCTTCACAACTATGATCATGGGATATAAGCGTCCTACTTATCTTTATGAATGTGGAAGAATACAAACAGAATATTATATGCTGAGAGTTTTAGAACAGTTAATACCAGTAGAAAAACCATACTTTTCAGATTATTTTTAA